The following are from one region of the Melospiza melodia melodia isolate bMelMel2 chromosome 14, bMelMel2.pri, whole genome shotgun sequence genome:
- the PURA gene encoding transcriptional activator protein Pur-alpha: MADRDSGSEQGGGGGGAAGAGGPGAGGGGPGGGGGGGGGPGGGLQHETQELASKRVDIQNKRFYLDVKQNAKGRFLKIAEVGAGGNKSRLTLSMSVAVEFRDYLGDFIEHYAQLGPSQPPELAQAADEPRRALKSEFLVRENRKYYMDLKENQRGRFLRVRQTVNRGPGLGSTQGQTIALPAQGLIEFRDALAKLIDDYGVEEEPAELPEGTSLTVDNKRFFFDVGSNKYGVFMRVSEVKPTYRNSITVPYKVWAKFGHTFCKYSDEMKKIQEKQRDKRAAAAAAPAVGAEPPPEAEAAAAGPPGALLQAEEPEED, encoded by the coding sequence ATGGCGGACAGAGACAGCGGCAGCGagcagggcggcggcggcgggggcgcggcgggcgcCGGGGGGccgggcgcgggcggcggcggcccgggcggcggcggcggcggcggcgggggcccaGGCGGCGGGCTGCAGCACGAGACGCAGGAGCTGGCCTCCAAGCGGGTGGACATCCAGAACAAGCGCTTCTACCTGGACGTGAAGCAGAACGCCAAGGGCCGCTTCCTCAAGATCGCCGAGGTGGGCGCGGGCGGCAACAAGAGCCGCCTGACCCTCTCCATGTCGGTGGCCGTCGAGTTCCGCGACTACCTGGGCGACTTCATCGAGCACTACGCGCAGCTGGGGCCCAGCCAGCCCCCCGAGCTGGCGCAGGCGGCCGACGAGCCCCGGCGGGCGCTGAAGAGCGAGTTCCTGGTGCGGGAGAACCGCAAGTACTACATGGATCTGAAGGAGAACCAGCGCGGGCGCTTCCTGCGCGTCCGCCAGACCGTGAACCGCGGCCCGGGGCTGGGCTCCACGCAGGGCCAGACCATCGCGCTGCCCGCGCAGGGCCTCATCGAGTTCCGCGACGCCCTGGCCAAGCTCATCGACGACTACGGCGTGGAGGAGGAGCCGGCCGAGCTGCCCGAGGGCACCTCCTTGACTGTGGACAACAAGCGTTTCTTCTTCGACGTGGGTTCCAACAAGTACGGCGTGTTCATGCGGGTGAGCGAGGTGAAGCCCACCTACCGCAACTCCATCACCGTCCCCTACAAGGTCTGGGCCAAGTTCGGCCACACCTTCTGCAAGTACTCGGACGAGATGAAGAAGATCCAGGAGAAGCAGCGGGACaagcgcgccgccgccgccgccgcccccgccgtgGGCGCCGAGCCGCCCCCCGAGGCCGAGGCGGCCGCCGCCGGGCCGCCCGGCGCGCTGCTGCAGGCCGAGGAGCCCGAGGAGGACTGA